A part of Gossypium hirsutum isolate 1008001.06 chromosome A07, Gossypium_hirsutum_v2.1, whole genome shotgun sequence genomic DNA contains:
- the LOC107955267 gene encoding LOW QUALITY PROTEIN: delta(8)-fatty-acid desaturase 2 (The sequence of the model RefSeq protein was modified relative to this genomic sequence to represent the inferred CDS: inserted 1 base in 1 codon), producing MEGEKRYISAEELKEHNKSGDLWISIQGKVYDVSEWAKEHPGGEIPLLNLAGQDVTDAFLAYHPGTAWQYLDKLFTGYHLKDFEVSEVSKDYRRLVSEFAKAGMFEKKGHVALFSLTAVALLFLVVLYGVLRCDSVWAHLGSAILLGLLWMQSAYVGHDSGHYQVMTSRGYNKLAQILSGNCLTGISIAWWKWTHNAHHIACNSLDHDPDLQHIPVFAVSSHFFTSLTSSFYGRTLNFDPLARFLVSYQHWTYYPVMIVARVNLFVQTFLLLFSNRSVPDRGFNIMGILVFWTWFPXLVSCLPNWPERIMFVLASFAVTSIQHVQFTLNHFSANVYVGLPTGNDWFEKQTSGTIDISCPSMMDWFFGGLQFQLEHHLFPRLPRCHLRKVSPLVRELCKKHKLPYRSLSFWEANKSTIRTLRTAALQARDLTNPAPKNLLWEAFNTHG from the exons ATGGAGGGTGAGAAAAGATACATTAGTGCGGAAGAGCTGAAAGAGCATAACAAATCTGGGGATTTGTGGATCTCAATCCAGGGCAAGGTTTACGATGTTTCAGAGTGGGCAAAGGAGCATCCCGGTGGGGAAATCCCGCTTTTGAATCTGGCCGGCCAAGATGTTACCGATGCCTTTCTGGCGTATCACCCTGGAACCGCTTGGCAGTATCTTGACAAGTTGTTCACTGGTTATCATCTCAAAGATTTCGAGGTGTCGGAGGTATCCAAGGATTATAGGAGGCTGGTCTCGGAGTTTGCCAAAGCCGGTATGTTTGAAAAGAAAGGACATGTAGCCCTTTTTTCACTTACAGCTGTAGCTCTGTTGTTTCTTGTTGTTCTTTATGGTGTTTTGAGATGTGATAGCGTGTGGGCACATCTTGGGTCGGCCATCTTGTTGGGCTTGCTTTGGATGCAAAGCGCATACGTTGGTCACGATTCAGGTCATTACCAGGTAATGACTAGCCGCGGTTACAACAAGCTCGCTCAGATTTTATCTGGGAATTGTTTAACCGGGATCAGCATTGCCTGGTGGAAATGGACTCACAATGCTCACCACATTGCCTGCAACAGCCTCGACCACGATCCCGATCTCCAGCACATTCCTGTTTTTGCCGTCTCTTCACACTTTTTCACTTCCTTAACCTCTAGCTTTTATGGAAGGACATTAAATTTCGATCCTTTAGCAAGGTTTCTTGTCAGTTACCAGCACTGGACATATTACCCTGTCATGATTGTGGCAAGGGTCAACCTATTTGTCCAAACATTCTTGCTCTTGTTTTCAAACCGTAGTGTCCCAGATAGAGGTTTTAACATAATGGGAATCCTTGTGTTTTGGACATGGTtcc tcctggtttcatgtctTCCCAATTGGCCGGAGAGGATCATGTTTGTTCTTGCCAGCTTCGCCGTCACATCGATTCAACACGTTCAGTTCACATTGAACCATTTCTCAGCAAATGTGTACGTTGGACTCCCAACAGGCAACGACTGGTTCGAGAAGCAAACAAGTGGGACAATAGATATCTCTTGTCCTTCCATGATGGACTGGTTCTTCGGTGGTTTACAGTTCCAGTTAGAGCACCATTTGTTCCCCAGGTTGCCGCGGTGCCATTTGAGGAAGGTTTCCCCTCTGGTGAGGGAACTCTGCAAGAAGCACAAATTGCCTTACCGGAGTCTGTCTTTCTGGGAGGCGAATAAATCAACGATTAGGACTCTGAGGACTGCCGCCTTGCAAGCTCGAGACTTAACTAACCCTGCCCCAAAGAATTTGTTGTGGGAAGCTTTTAATACCCACGGctga
- the LOC121232335 gene encoding U11/U12 small nuclear ribonucleoprotein 59 kDa protein isoform X2, with translation MNPVHFQPAPPPPWFPMLPPEPPNSSTFWETRNVRDRLRELQDTLNLANAVQKELEILTMIKDGSMDPSVSEFLKYLEDRRIDLETQELLSLEAANALMSKLRAQLEPFRYVADEGIPWEEKSAVARLTNKIKKSKRNNLWRKRKRKRIAELLAKEHEQFDQADREADEWRAREIAKDIASRKVEKMKEIAKLKAKEEKKRLESELELVLMVEKLQELRSMRIQKLKKQGHFLPEEDDKFLEKVRAAVEEEERQALAAADTDAAKDAIATAEETRKATQNQRPLSNDPMTDQLENKERKDQITPNEDKKGSGTVTDMESGKNKLEGHGYTWTYDPLTNLPIEFYHYYHGSNSDMGTLIEIRRTWDAYIRPGGSRIPSHWVQPPPPADDIWASYLVRPK, from the exons ATGAATCCGGTTCACTTCCAACCCGCGCCGCCTCCACCTTGGTTCCCAATGTTACCGCCGGAACCTCCGAATTCGAGTACATTTTGGGAGACCAGAAATGTGCGTGATCGCCTTAGAGAATTGCAAGATACCCTCAATCTTGCCAACGCCGT GCAAAAGGAGTTGGAAATACTGACGATGATAAAAGATGGGTCGATGGACCCTTCTGTTTCTGAGTTCTTGAAGTATCTAGAAGATAGGAGGATTGATTTGGAAACTCAAGAGCTACTGTCTTTGGAAGCGGCGAATGCATTGATGTCAAAGCTAAGAGCTCAGTTAGAGCCCTTTAGATATGTTGCAGATGAAGGGATCCCGTGGGAGGAGAAATCAGCAGTAGCTAGACTGACCAATAAAATTAAGAAGTCTAAAAGGAATAACCTTTGGAGGAAAAGAAAGCGGAAACGAATTGCAGAATTGCTTGCAAAG GAGCATGAACAATTTGATCAAGCTGACCGAGAAGCTGATGAGTGGAGAGCTAGGGAGATTGCCAAGGACATTGCCAGCCGGAAG GTCGAAAAGATGAAGGAAATAGCAAAGCTTAAAGCcaaggaagaaaaaaagagacTGGAATCTGAG CTTGAACTAGTTTTGATGGTGGAGAAGTTGCAAGAGTTGCGCTCAATGAGGATCCAGAAATTGAAGAAACAAG GCCATTTTCTTCCAGAGGAGGATGACAAGTTTCTGGAGAAAGTTCGAGCTGCAGTTGAGGAAGAGGAGAGACAAGCTTTGGCTGCAGCAGATACAGATGCTGCTAAAGATGCCATTGCAACTGCTGAGGAAACTAGGAAGGCCACTCAGAATCAGAGACCCCTCTCAAATGATCCTATGACTGATCAACTTGAAAACAAGGAGAGAAAAGACCAAATAACACCAAATGAGGACAAAAAGGGCTCTGGTACAGTCACTGATATGGAATCTGGTAAAAATAAATTGGAAGGACATGGTTACACTTGGACATATGATCCTTTGACTAATTTACCGATTGAGTTCTATCACTATTACCATGGAAGCAATTCTGACATGGGCACACTTATTGAG ATTAGAAGGACATGGGATGCTTATATCAGACCAGGAGGAAG CCGCATTCCAAGCCACTGGGTCCAGCCACCTCCTCCAGCTGATGACATATGGGCATCCTACCTGGTGAGGCCTAAATGA
- the LOC121232335 gene encoding U11/U12 small nuclear ribonucleoprotein 59 kDa protein isoform X1, whose translation MNPVHFQPAPPPPWFPMLPPEPPNSSTFWETRNVRDRLRELQDTLNLANAVLFLRQKELEILTMIKDGSMDPSVSEFLKYLEDRRIDLETQELLSLEAANALMSKLRAQLEPFRYVADEGIPWEEKSAVARLTNKIKKSKRNNLWRKRKRKRIAELLAKEHEQFDQADREADEWRAREIAKDIASRKVEKMKEIAKLKAKEEKKRLESELELVLMVEKLQELRSMRIQKLKKQGHFLPEEDDKFLEKVRAAVEEEERQALAAADTDAAKDAIATAEETRKATQNQRPLSNDPMTDQLENKERKDQITPNEDKKGSGTVTDMESGKNKLEGHGYTWTYDPLTNLPIEFYHYYHGSNSDMGTLIEIRRTWDAYIRPGGSRIPSHWVQPPPPADDIWASYLVRPK comes from the exons ATGAATCCGGTTCACTTCCAACCCGCGCCGCCTCCACCTTGGTTCCCAATGTTACCGCCGGAACCTCCGAATTCGAGTACATTTTGGGAGACCAGAAATGTGCGTGATCGCCTTAGAGAATTGCAAGATACCCTCAATCTTGCCAACGCCGT TTTGTTCCTTAGGCAAAAGGAGTTGGAAATACTGACGATGATAAAAGATGGGTCGATGGACCCTTCTGTTTCTGAGTTCTTGAAGTATCTAGAAGATAGGAGGATTGATTTGGAAACTCAAGAGCTACTGTCTTTGGAAGCGGCGAATGCATTGATGTCAAAGCTAAGAGCTCAGTTAGAGCCCTTTAGATATGTTGCAGATGAAGGGATCCCGTGGGAGGAGAAATCAGCAGTAGCTAGACTGACCAATAAAATTAAGAAGTCTAAAAGGAATAACCTTTGGAGGAAAAGAAAGCGGAAACGAATTGCAGAATTGCTTGCAAAG GAGCATGAACAATTTGATCAAGCTGACCGAGAAGCTGATGAGTGGAGAGCTAGGGAGATTGCCAAGGACATTGCCAGCCGGAAG GTCGAAAAGATGAAGGAAATAGCAAAGCTTAAAGCcaaggaagaaaaaaagagacTGGAATCTGAG CTTGAACTAGTTTTGATGGTGGAGAAGTTGCAAGAGTTGCGCTCAATGAGGATCCAGAAATTGAAGAAACAAG GCCATTTTCTTCCAGAGGAGGATGACAAGTTTCTGGAGAAAGTTCGAGCTGCAGTTGAGGAAGAGGAGAGACAAGCTTTGGCTGCAGCAGATACAGATGCTGCTAAAGATGCCATTGCAACTGCTGAGGAAACTAGGAAGGCCACTCAGAATCAGAGACCCCTCTCAAATGATCCTATGACTGATCAACTTGAAAACAAGGAGAGAAAAGACCAAATAACACCAAATGAGGACAAAAAGGGCTCTGGTACAGTCACTGATATGGAATCTGGTAAAAATAAATTGGAAGGACATGGTTACACTTGGACATATGATCCTTTGACTAATTTACCGATTGAGTTCTATCACTATTACCATGGAAGCAATTCTGACATGGGCACACTTATTGAG ATTAGAAGGACATGGGATGCTTATATCAGACCAGGAGGAAG CCGCATTCCAAGCCACTGGGTCCAGCCACCTCCTCCAGCTGATGACATATGGGCATCCTACCTGGTGAGGCCTAAATGA